A portion of the Myripristis murdjan chromosome 13, fMyrMur1.1, whole genome shotgun sequence genome contains these proteins:
- the LOC115370599 gene encoding ras-related protein Rap-2b, with product MREYKVVVLGSGGVGKSALTVQFVTGSFIEKYDPTIEDFYRKEIEVDSSPSVLEILDTAGTEQFASMRDLYIKNGQGFILVYSLVNQQSFQDIKPMRDQIIRVKRYERVPMILVGNKVDLEGEREVSSGEGKALADEWNCPFMETSAKNKGSVDELFAEIVRQMNYASTPNGDDQCCSSCVIL from the coding sequence ATGAGAGAGTACAAAGTAGTGGTTCTCGGGTCCGGAGGGGTGGGCAAATCCGCACTGACCGTCCAGTTCGTGACGGGATCCTTCATAGAGAAATACGACCCCACGATAGAGGATTTCTACAGGAAGGAGATCGAGGTGGACTCCTCTCCGTCCGTCCTGGAGATCCTGGACACGGCGGGGACGGAGCAGTTCGCCTCCATGCGAGACCTGTACATCAAAAACGGCCAGGGGTTCATCCTGGTGTACAGCTTGGTCAACCAGCAGAGCTTCCAGGACATCAAACCCATGAGGGATCAGATCATTCGGGTGAAAAGGTACGAGAGAGTGCCGATGATTCTGGTTGGAAACAAAGTGGAcctggagggggagagggaggtcTCGTCCGGTGAGGGGAAAGCACTGGCGGACGAGTGGAACTGCCCGTTCATGGAAACTTCAGCCAAAAATAAAGGCTCGGTGGACGAACTATTCGCAGAGATAGTCCGACAGATGAACTATGCCTCAACACCAAATGGCGACGACCAGTGCTGTTCGTCTTGTGTCATTCTTTAA